A stretch of DNA from Myxococcales bacterium:
GGAAATCCTGCACCGATTCGATCACGCCGCGATCTACCTGTTGATCGCCGGCACCTACACCCCGCTGGCGATGGTCACGCTGCGCGGGCAGCACGGCTGGTGGCTGCTCGGCTTGATCTGGGTTCTGGCGCTGGCGGGCGTGGCGCTGACCTTCGCGCCGTGGCGCGTATTCCGCCGGGCGCCGGCGCTGCTCTACGTCGGCATGGGGTGGATCGGCGTGGTGGCGGTCGGCCCGCTCTGGCGCGCCCTGGGCGCGCCCGGCATGTTCTGGCTGGGCGCCGGCGGCCTGCTGTACACGGGCGGGGTGGTTTTCTACCGTTGGAAGAGCCTGCCTTACAATCACGCCATCTGGCACCTGTTCGTCCTGGGCGGCAGCTTCTGCCACTTCATCCTGATT
This window harbors:
- a CDS encoding hemolysin III family protein — translated: MTESHRLEAFKEQTRSEEIANSITHGVGAGLAIVALTLLVTLSFLFGDGWRIVSTGVYGLTMVFLYLASSLYHGVRAPRAKEILHRFDHAAIYLLIAGTYTPLAMVTLRGQHGWWLLGLIWVLALAGVALTFAPWRVFRRAPALLYVGMGWIGVVAVGPLWRALGAPGMFWLGAGGLLYTGGVVFYRWKSLPYNHAIWHLFVLGGSFCHFILIFGYVVVNWQW